The genomic window ccTCATGCTAACATATGTAAAACAAGAAAAAAGTGCTAAATAGAGCTACCGTCACCTAATCACCTATGAATACACCATGAAAAATAGCAGGTAATTGCATCACTATGATCTCCAACCACTTGCTTCACCTGATCATGTTTTCCACGAACCCGACCTATGGAAGAATGCTCGTGATTGCAACAATATAACACTCCCAGGAATAACTCGGTTTTGATGGTTTAAACTGCTTCATCAAAATAATATAGTCGTGTCATAACCAAATAACCTAATATTTACTAGAACTACACTCATAATCTAGGAGAAGGGACGCCACCCTGGACCAAAGAGCCATTTTCCTTCACATATGCACATCATTTAAAGGAGGATCTATGTTAAAAGCAATACACAATACCTAGGGAAATCGAGCAGTTTGACAAATACGTTTACCTAGTTTACAGAAGTTATTTTGAGCTAAGCATCTCTAGTCAAAATTACCCTTCGACATATAATATTATACCGACTGAGGTGTGTGtcagtgtatgtgtgtgtgtggagggggggggagggggttgatGTACTAAGTTTCCATAAAATATGTGAGTAAATAGCACATCCGAGTTCATGGTGAGTCTATAcatcgaggcggtaaagaaaatgtCCATTATGCTATACAACATATCTGCAATTATTTGGCTTAATAAGAACCCGTCTAAATTTGACATTAAAATACCGGGCATATGACTTGTGCCAAAATGACATTCTTCCTTCTCGCAATGTTACACAAGGAGTTGTTATTGTACAACTAATTAAGATTCATTTTCCATCTAACTGTATTGCAAAATGGGTGTCACGATCATTTTGGAGGCCAATGCATCCTAATTAGCTCTTCTGCTTGGTATAGTTTCGTGATAGTAGTTGTGGTTTCCTCTATTCAATTAGCCATTGGTCATTACATGGCAAATATATTTTGTAGACCATTACAACAATTACTCACCACAAAAGAAATGCATCATGCACACTATGTGATaaaaaaaaataaagtaaaatatgGCAATACACCaaatatcttaaatattttggtgTCTGTTTAGTAATCTAGTTGGGTACATAAATACTAGAACACATGGTTTGGATATTTAAACCCGTTCTTAAACAATGCATATCTAGAAACATTAATCTATATTCAGATGCTCAACCATTTTGGGGATGCCGAGGACTTGGGACATCCGAAGGTGTTGCATTATATACAAGAATATATGATAACTTTAATATAATAAATTACATTAGACTTAACGATGTATGTATCTTGTATGTCACTAAAAAATATACTATCCTTATTTATTACAAATCTAATAGATAATATTCAATTCTATCGTTGAAATGTTGTCATCTCATCATCAATATTTACCTTGTGGAAAGTATAGTGATGTTCCATCTAAAATTATAGTTAAAAAAAAGGTAACTCGGTTGTAGAACAAGAATATATCATAAAATAGTTCGTTTCTAAATTCACTAACAATACATGTCATTTACATCACTTAGGTTGTACCAGTCAAAGCACATTTTATGTCTAGATTGTATTGCTTCTTGAAAATAACAGTAGTAGTAAAATCGCTATAACTCATTCGCAATTTTTTTCTGCTATAATTGCAAAAAAGGTAGATTTTATTTTGACTGATTTTCTGTAAATCAAAGTGTTTCtaagaaattcaaaaatttcgCTATAACTCCAAAAAAATTTCACTTTATAATTGCTATAAATCAAAGTAGTTCTAAGAAATCTCGATAACTCCCTAACCCTCCAAAAACCCACAAGGTCCAAGAACACGGAATCCCAAAACTCTATGGCACCAAACCGCAAAACCATCCTCCAGGCAGAAACCCAAACAGCCCCATAGAAGAAGAAAGGATAGAGATTTTTGTATTTTGCCCCCTGGGATACTCGCAGCGTCTCGGGGTCACCCTTGTGTCGGTGTGCGCACAGTCTATTTCTTCCCCTGACGCCCACTCCTCTCCCCTTTCTTCTTCCTTCCTTCTTTCTTCTCCCCTCTTTCTCCGGTCGGTGCTCGCTATCTCTCTCCATTTCCCCGCCTCACGAGAAACCCACACGCGCTTTTCCTCCACAATTTATTGCTCAGGGTTCTTGCCGAGCAGTACTGCGCAACCACCCCGCCGCGCGCGCGCGCAAGGACGAGCTCTTCCCGTGTTGCGTGCTTCCTTCTATGCCTGCTTGTTTGgtcaggggaggaggaggagttgcggGGTGCAGGTGGCGGCATTGGTGAGATTTTGCGGTGAGATCCAGCCATGTCGGAGGCCGACCGGTTACGCCTCCGCGCGGCGGCGCTGGCGCTCGACGGCGGCGCCGTGCGGGACAAGCCGGACTCCAAGGCTAACGTGTTCGCGGATCTTGGGTCCCCGGTGTCGCCGCTGCGGGCCCGGGCCAGcatgacgacctcctcctcctcctcttctgggTCGGCCAAGTCGCCAGCGCAGTCAAATGTTGGGGCGGCGGGAGTGGCAGGTGGGAGGAGCCACTCCGGTGAGCTAGCGGTGGAGAGCCACCCGCCGCGGCTGCCGGGGCACCGGCGGTGCGGATCTGGTCCGCTGATATtctccggcggcagcagcagcggagGGAGCGGGGGAGGCGGATGGGACCGTGGGAGCACGGCTAGCTCGCCGATGACCAATGCGCTCCCCGCCGGTAACATCTGCCCATATGGGCGCGTTCCGGGGGCGGcggccgcgccgcccccgccgcgctcCCGCCCGGACGTGCTCGGATCCGGCACCGGCCACTATGGCCACGGGAGCATCATGCGCGGGGCCGGCATGGCCCCCGCGAGAAGCAGCATTGATGCGCCGTCCTTTCTCGGACACTCAATGAGATCTCCGGCAAGCTCCCCGGTGGCGCCATCGAGCGGCGGAAGCCTCCAGGAGATGACTCGCTTAGGCAACGAGTGGTACAAGAAGGGGAGACACGGGGAGGCCCTGCGGTACTACGACCGTGCGGTGTCTCTGTGCCCCGAAAGCGCCGCGTGCCGCGGAAATCGTGCCGCCGCGCTCATCGGCCTTGGTCGGCTCGCCGATGCGCTCCGCGACTCCGAGGAGGCCGTCCGGCTTGACCCGGCCAGCGGTCGCGCCCACAGCCGCCTCGCTGGTCTCTACCTCCGGTGAGCTTCTTGTGCTCGTATCTTTGGGTCACTGTAACCGGCATTGCGCCGCTCTGCGTCAGAACGCATTAGATTCCAGTTCGATGTGCAGATCCCTACTTGATTCCATTGCTCTCAAGTGTTCACGTTTTCACGCCTgcatgttgctgttgctttcttggCTGTGCTTGCCAGCTTTTCCGGTCAGCAAAGTCCAACTTGAAGATGAAAGCAACATGATTGTTGCGTTGTTCCTCTTTCTTTTTGTTTGTGCTGCCCGATTTGATTGGGGATTGTTACTGCTTGGTGTGGTCTGTTTGATCGTCCCTCTCCTATTAGGAAAAAAGAGGAATTTTGGTGACAGAATTATCACATTAATTTGTTTTTTGGTTTGAGCTGTGAGTGAGCAAAGGCCAGGATCTTGTCTCGCAAGCAAATTGGGTGCTTCCCATCACACAATGCTGAATGAAAGGTGTTGCTTAGCTGTATTATTTTGTAAGCTTGCCTGATGCCATTGTCTTTAGGTACACTGAATTCAGACCACACAATGCTGACAAACCATGAATTTTAATCCTAATTCCGTTCAAGCGGGGCACTGTCCTGACCTGAGAGCAATTCAGTGTTATTATTCAGAAGTGCTGCATGCTTGTTTTGTTGCTGAAATCAGTGTTATTTCCATTGTTTCAGGCTGGGAATGATTGAAAAGGCGAGGAGGCACTTCACACAAGCCAGGCATCTTCACGAGTCCGACCCTGCAGACTGGGAGAAGCTGCAGGATGTGGAGATGCATCTAGGAAGAAGCACAGATGCCAGGAAAATTGGAGATTGGAAGAGTGCGCTGAGGGAAGCGGATGCTGCAATTGCGGCCGGAGCCGACTCGTCTCAGTTGGTAAATTCCTCATCCCTCGCTTGTGCTTTCTTTCTTTCAAGTGTTGGAAAATGGAGACAGTTTTACATTGTAGATTCTTGGTAGAATTTATACTGGTTTCTTTTTCACCCAGCTTCGTGCCTTGAGATCAGAAGCACTTCTCCGGCTCCACAAGTTAGAGGAGGCTGATTCGACTCTTACAAGCTTGCTGAAATTAGACAAGTCATTACTATCTTGGACGGCGGCCAAACTCTCGGGC from Triticum aestivum cultivar Chinese Spring chromosome 3B, IWGSC CS RefSeq v2.1, whole genome shotgun sequence includes these protein-coding regions:
- the LOC123070127 gene encoding TPR repeat-containing thioredoxin TTL1, giving the protein MSEADRLRLRAAALALDGGAVRDKPDSKANVFADLGSPVSPLRARASMTTSSSSSSGSAKSPAQSNVGAAGVAGGRSHSGELAVESHPPRLPGHRRCGSGPLIFSGGSSSGGSGGGGWDRGSTASSPMTNALPAGNICPYGRVPGAAAAPPPPRSRPDVLGSGTGHYGHGSIMRGAGMAPARSSIDAPSFLGHSMRSPASSPVAPSSGGSLQEMTRLGNEWYKKGRHGEALRYYDRAVSLCPESAACRGNRAAALIGLGRLADALRDSEEAVRLDPASGRAHSRLAGLYLRLGMIEKARRHFTQARHLHESDPADWEKLQDVEMHLGRSTDARKIGDWKSALREADAAIAAGADSSQLLRALRSEALLRLHKLEEADSTLTSLLKLDKSLLSWTAAKLSGMLVESYVHIVRAQVDMALGRFDAAVAAAENARLIDPGNAEVGMILNNVRLVARARAQGNELFKAAKFSDASIAYGEGLKYDPSNPVLHCNRAACWWKLDRWEKAVDDCNEALRIQPTYTKALLRRAMSYSKLERWADCVRDYEVLRKELPADTEVAEALFHAQVALKTTRGEDVSNMKFGGEVEMVTSVEQLYAATRSPGVSVVYFMSSVNQQCIQITPAVDSLCSECPSMNFLKVNVEDSPTVAKAENVRIVPTFKIYKDGARVKEMICPTLHVLRYSVRHYAVSSS